CCCCGGCGGCCCGCAGCCGGGCGGCGGCCTCCGGAGCCCCGAGCGGACCACCGTGCTCCCGCAGCGTCGCCAGGTCCTCCTCGACCACCAGCGGCAGGCCCTCGCTGCGCCGGAACAGCGCGGAGGTCAGCGCCGGGGTGGCCGGTCGGCCGAGCGCGGCGGTGGCGAGGTCCCGCACCTCGGCCCGGCCGAGCGGGCCGAGCCGCAGCAGGCTGCCGCCGGTACCGGGAGGGTGGCGGTACGCGGCCCCGAGGACCGGTGTGTCCGGAGGCAGGTCCTCGGCGCGGTAGCCGACCACCAGTCCGAGCCGGTCCGGCAGGTCGCGGGCCAGCAGGAGCAGCAGGTCCCGGCTGTCCGGGTCGATCCAGTGCGCGTCGTCGACCACCAGGACCGCCGGGGCGAGTGTCGCCAGCAGCGAGCCGACGGCCTGGACCAGTTCACGGCGCGCCGTCCGGGGATCCGGGGAGACGGGGGGAGCGGGCGGCAGGTGCGGGGCGAGGGCCGGCAGCAGTCGGGCGAGCGCGCCGGTGGCCGACGGGAGCGGCGTGGCGGGCAGGTCGGGCACGGCCCGCTGCAGCGCGTCCACCAGCGGTCCGTACGGGAGCGGTTCGCGCAGCGGGTGGCAGGAGCCGGTCAGCACCAGGCGGTTCTCGCCCCTGAGGACCGCCGCCGCCTCGCGCAGCAGCCGGGACTTGCCGATGCCGGCCTCGCCCTCGACCAGCACCACCGCCGGGGGCCGGCGCAGCGGGCCGAGCAGCAGGTCGAGCTCCCGTCTGCGGCCGACGAACCGGAGGTCGCCCGGGCGGAGGGATGGTTGGGCGTGCGCGCCCGTCACAGAGATCACCTGACCTGTCGTCCAAGAGGGTCGTCCCCGGTCCCCTCCGTCCGGTGCGACCACGGAGGAGGGTCCAGCAGCGGCGGCCCGGGCCCGGGCGCGCGAGTGCGCCGGTGCAGGGGGCCGATCCCGCGGTACGGGGGCCGCCGACCCGGCCCGACGGTGGGGGGCGCCTGCCGCGCCGGCGACCCGGATCACCCTGCCCCAACTCGGCGGGCCTGTCACCCGTGGTTCGACCGGATACGGGTGCCGACCCGATTCCTAAGTATCCGTGGGACCGGGCTACGGATGACAACCCTGACGGTTCGCCGCCTCCTGCCGCGGGGTGCCCGTCGGGCGGCGGTGGGTGGAGGTGGGCGGCTGCGAGCGCGGGTGGCGGGTGGTCACCGCGCCGCGGCGAACCGCCTGCCGCTCGGCACCACCCGCGAGGACCTCGCCACCGGCGGTGGGGAGCCCCCACCCGCCCCGGTGAGGGACCGCCGGCGCGGCGGCCGGGTAGGGTCCTGCGGGAAGCGGGAAGCGGGAAGCGGGAAGCGGGAAGCGGGAAGCGGGAAGCGGGAAGCGGGAAGCGGGAAGCGGGAAGCGGGAAGCGGGAAGCGGGAAGCGGGAAGCGGGAAGCGGGAAGCGGGAAGCGGGAAGCGGGAAGCGGGAAGCGGGAAGCGGGAAGCGGGAAGCGGGAAGCGGGAAGCGGGAAGCGGGAAGCGGGAAGCGGGAAGCGGGAAGCGGGAAGCGGGAAGCGGGGCGCGGGGGCTCCCGGCGCGGTGGCCGGAGACCGGCCGCCCAACAGAACTGACACGGGCGGCCGTCGTCGTCCGGGGCCGGACGGGGCGGCCACCCGCGGGAAGGCCCGCGGGTGGCGACCGGGTCAGGAGGTGGCGCTGCTCAGGGCGAACAGGCTGGAGGACAGGATGAGCGAGCACAGGCCCGACGGCGGCACCTCGATCTCGTGCACGCCCGGTGTGAGCGCCAGGGTGCCGGACTGCCAGCGCTCGCCGCGGGCGTCGTAGGTCGTCATCCGGACCAGCCGCGGCGGCCCGGCCACCTCCACCAGGACCGTGGGCGCGGCCGAGGCGTTGACGATGCACAGGGTGCGCCAGGCCTCCGCCGGCAGCGGGACCAGCCGGTCTGCGTAGCTGGTGACCACCCGGCGGTTCCCGCGGGAGGCGACGACCTGCGGGTACAGCTCGTCCGGGCGGCCGGGCTCGTAGTGGCCGCCGAGGAGCACCGCGGAGAGCCGGCGCCAGGTGGCCAGCCAGAACCGCAGCGTCGCCCGGTGCGCCTCGGAGAGCTCGGCCAGCCGCGCGGAGACCTGCGGCACGGCGTGCAGGCCGCCCTGGAACCGGCTGACCAGGGTCTCCGGGGCGGCGTACGGGTCCCAGGCGAGCGGTTCGGCGTGCACGGTGCCGCCGGGGGCGAGCAGGGCGAGGTCCAGGGTGCGGACCCGGTGGGCGACCGGGTCGGCCGGCGGGGCGGTCGCCCGCAGGGCGGTGGCGTACGCGGCCGTGGCCGGTCCGGGCGCGGCCTGGCGGAGTTCGACGACCACCTCGTCGCCGCGTACGGCGCGCAGCGCGGTGTGGAGGTCGGCGAGCATCCGGGCGGTGGCCCGGCCGGGGTCCGCGATGAACCCGGCCGCGGGCTCGGCGGGTCCGGGCGCGTCGGCGTAGACCGCGGCCTCGTCCAGCAGGTCCAGTGTGAGCCCGTCCAGGCCGTACTCGGCGACCAGGGTGCGGCAGGTGTCCACCACGTGGCGGCGCACCTCGGCGTGCCGGGGGTCGAGGATCCGGCAGTCCAGTCGCGGCGCGTGATGCGGCGCGTACGGTGCCCAGGCCGGGTACGCGGTGGAGTGCTCGCCGAGCAGGAGCGGGGCGATCCAGAGGGCGTAGGGCAGGCCGTGCCCGCGGACCGTACGGACGTGGTGGCCGAAGTCGGGGAAGGCGTCCGGGTCGGGCCGCCAGTCGCCGCAGCCGGCGTACCCGGGGGCGGTGCCGGTCGACTGCCAGCCGTCGTCCAACAGCAGCCGGCCGAAGCCGATTCCGGTGGCCAGGACGGCCTCCCGCTCGACCTCGGCCGCGCGGAGGTCCCCGGCGAAGGCGTACCGGGTGGAGTAGACCGGGGTGCGGGTGACCGCCGGTACCGGCAGGGGCCGACCGCCGGGCTGTCCGGCCAGCCAGACACGCAGCCGCCGCAGCGCCGCCGCCACCGTGGGGCCGGGGGCGGCCAGGTGCAGCCGGCAGGAGCCACCGGCGGCGAGGGGGAACCGCAGCCACACGGCGAACCGGCGTCGCTCGGGGCAGAGGCCGAAGCGGACCTCGGCCCCCTCGACCGTGCGGTCGGTGGCGAAGGCGAGCAGGCTGTGCCCGGCGCTGTCGTAGAGGCAGCCCACAGGCGAGGAACGGAGCAGGGAGACGGCCTGCCAGGGCGTCGCGCCGACGGGAGGCAGGGTGCGGGACCAGCCGGTGTCCGGATGCCAGTAGCCGGCGGCGTCGCCCAGCGGCACATCGAGCCGGAGGGTCACGCCGGCCGCCTCGCCGACCGTGTCGCCGGCCGTCAGCACGGCGTCGGCGCCCTCCGGGTCGTGGCGCTCCAGGTCGAGGGTGAGGTCGGCGCCGTCCGGTGCGTGCACGGTGATCCGGGCGCCGAGGGCCTGGAGCGTGTGCCCGCCCTCGGCCCACGGGTCGGGGTCGAGGGCGGTCGGGTCGGCGGGGCGGGGGGTGATGGTGTCCAAGGGTGTTCTCTCGGCGGGACGCGGGGAGCGTCGGGTACGGGTGACGGGCAGGCGCGCTGTGGTGCGCCTGGAACGGGACGGGTACGGGAGGGTGGTCCCCGCGGCCGTGCGGTGGTTCGGGGCATGCCGCACCGACCGTGCGGGCGCCCGCAGTCGCTGTTCCGGGTCGCCGCACGGCCGGCGGTGAGCGGCGTGCTGGGGGAGGGGGCCGGGCCGGTCAGGTGAGGCGGCCGAGCCGGATGAGGCGGCTGGCGTGGTCGCCGGGTGGGAGGTGGAGGTCGATGCCGCGGTGGCGGAGGGCGGCGCCGTGGTGTTCCTGGCCGGTGTCGAGGTCGAGGTAGCGGGCGGTGTCGTCGAGGGCGGGCAGCGGGAGAGGGGCGGCCGGGTGGCCGTAGCGGGTGGTGGGGCGCCAGGCGAGGAGAGCGTGTTCGGTGCCGTCGGGGGTGGCGTAGTGGACGGCGGTGACGCCGCCCTCGCCGGTGAGGCGGTGTTGGGTGCCGTGCTGGACGACGGGGCGGATCCGCTTGTACTGGGCGACGAGTTCGGTGGCCTCCGCCAGCTCTTCGGGGGTCCAGTCGGGGAGGTTGCCGCCGAGGCCGAGGGCGCCGGCCATGGCGACGTGGAAGCGGAAGCGGAGGGGGGTGGTGCGGCCGGTGGTGACGTTGGGGCTGTCGGTGACCCAGGCGGCCATGGTCTGGGCGGGGAGGAGTTGGCTGAAGCCGTGCTGGATGGCGATGCGGTCGACGGGGTCGGTGTTGTCGGAGGTCCAGGCCTGGTCGGTGCGGGCGAGGATGCCGAGGTCGACGCGGCCGCCGCCGGCGCAGGCCTCGATGCGCAGGCCGGGGTGGTCGGCGCGGAGCCGGTCCATGATCCGGTAGACGGCGTGGGTGTGGTCGGTCCACATCCGGTCGGGGTCAAGGTGGCCGGGGTGGCCG
The window above is part of the Kitasatospora sp. HUAS MG31 genome. Proteins encoded here:
- a CDS encoding alpha-galactosidase, producing the protein MDTITPRPADPTALDPDPWAEGGHTLQALGARITVHAPDGADLTLDLERHDPEGADAVLTAGDTVGEAAGVTLRLDVPLGDAAGYWHPDTGWSRTLPPVGATPWQAVSLLRSSPVGCLYDSAGHSLLAFATDRTVEGAEVRFGLCPERRRFAVWLRFPLAAGGSCRLHLAAPGPTVAAALRRLRVWLAGQPGGRPLPVPAVTRTPVYSTRYAFAGDLRAAEVEREAVLATGIGFGRLLLDDGWQSTGTAPGYAGCGDWRPDPDAFPDFGHHVRTVRGHGLPYALWIAPLLLGEHSTAYPAWAPYAPHHAPRLDCRILDPRHAEVRRHVVDTCRTLVAEYGLDGLTLDLLDEAAVYADAPGPAEPAAGFIADPGRATARMLADLHTALRAVRGDEVVVELRQAAPGPATAAYATALRATAPPADPVAHRVRTLDLALLAPGGTVHAEPLAWDPYAAPETLVSRFQGGLHAVPQVSARLAELSEAHRATLRFWLATWRRLSAVLLGGHYEPGRPDELYPQVVASRGNRRVVTSYADRLVPLPAEAWRTLCIVNASAAPTVLVEVAGPPRLVRMTTYDARGERWQSGTLALTPGVHEIEVPPSGLCSLILSSSLFALSSATS